Proteins from one Candidatus Methanosphaera massiliense genomic window:
- a CDS encoding TatD family hydrolase translates to MMELIDIGLNLMHKSYKNDRKKVMDDATENGVTKAIITGSSVPSSISAANYATNYPGVLYSTCGVHPHDAKTCDENTIPTLRKLASKDCVVAIGECGLDYNRNYSPQNVQRKWFEEQIKLAEELDMPLFLHDRESYDDFAKILRKHKNVTDRSVVHCFTGTKYEAEDYLDLGCYIGVTGWICDERRNQDLLKAIKIIPPEKLMIETDAPFLMPRDFEKKPKKNRNEPKYLPHILKRIAKEMNIPYEKLGEIVTNNTKEFFRI, encoded by the coding sequence ATTATGGAACTTATTGATATTGGTCTTAATTTAATGCATAAATCTTATAAAAATGATAGAAAAAAAGTTATGGATGATGCCACCGAAAATGGTGTGACAAAAGCTATTATTACCGGAAGCAGTGTACCTTCAAGTATTAGTGCTGCTAATTATGCTACCAACTATCCTGGAGTATTATATTCTACCTGTGGTGTTCATCCTCATGACGCAAAGACTTGTGATGAAAATACTATACCTACTCTTAGAAAACTTGCCTCAAAAGATTGTGTAGTTGCTATCGGTGAATGTGGATTAGATTATAACCGTAATTATTCTCCACAGAATGTTCAGAGAAAATGGTTTGAAGAACAGATTAAACTAGCTGAAGAACTTGACATGCCCCTATTTTTACATGACAGAGAATCTTATGATGATTTTGCTAAAATCCTTAGAAAACATAAAAATGTTACAGACCGCTCTGTAGTTCATTGTTTTACAGGAACTAAATATGAAGCTGAGGATTATCTTGACCTTGGATGTTATATTGGTGTTACCGGATGGATATGTGATGAAAGACGTAACCAAGATTTATTAAAGGCTATTAAAATAATTCCACCAGAAAAATTAATGATTGAAACAGATGCACCATTTTTAATGCCACGTGATTTTGAGAAGAAGCCTAAGAAAAATAGAAATGAACCAAAATATCTTCCACATATATTAAAAAGAATTGCAAAGGAAATGAACATACCATATGAAAAATTAGGAGAAATAGTAACTAATAATACTAAAGAATTCTTTAGAATTTAA
- a CDS encoding TMEM175 family protein: protein MITKKEINSDGIEVISDAVIVIIMTVLVIQLPQLEQPSLAAIWKLKFLYLPYIISFIICITLWMNHHTIFQQVRTINNSVIIITAVLLVLLIILPYITSLLSENFHSLISQLIYSINFILVYITFLILTRCLVNISGKLNEISYNKKEVMIVLVLFILGISIGLNGYPELISVFCLLSSIVWYFI from the coding sequence ATGATTACAAAAAAAGAAATAAATTCTGATGGAATAGAAGTAATATCCGATGCTGTTATTGTTATCATAATGACAGTACTAGTAATACAATTACCTCAACTAGAACAGCCATCATTAGCAGCTATATGGAAACTAAAATTCTTATATTTACCATATATTATAAGTTTTATAATATGTATAACCCTATGGATGAATCATCATACTATATTTCAACAGGTAAGAACTATCAATAATTCAGTTATTATAATTACAGCTGTATTATTAGTACTGTTAATTATATTACCTTACATAACATCATTACTCTCAGAGAATTTTCACTCATTAATCTCACAGTTAATATATAGTATTAATTTTATTCTAGTATACATAACATTTCTGATATTAACCAGATGTTTAGTAAATATTAGTGGGAAATTAAATGAAATCAGTTATAATAAAAAAGAAGTCATGATAGTTTTAGTATTATTTATCCTAGGTATCAGTATAGGGTTAAATGGATATCCTGAATTAATAAGTGTCTTTTGTTTATTATCATCAATAGTATGGTATTTTATATAA